A region of Granulicella aggregans DNA encodes the following proteins:
- the rpsO gene encoding 30S ribosomal protein S15: protein MLASVKKTDIIEKFRTHDSDTGSPEVQIAILSERIGELTEHFKTHKKDHGSRRGLLMLVSKRRRLLDYLKKVDADRYRDVIGKLGIRK from the coding sequence GTGTTGGCATCCGTAAAAAAGACAGACATTATCGAGAAGTTTCGTACGCACGACTCCGACACCGGGAGCCCAGAGGTTCAGATTGCCATTCTGAGTGAACGAATCGGCGAGTTGACGGAACACTTCAAGACGCACAAGAAGGACCATGGCTCGCGTCGCGGACTTCTCATGCTCGTGAGCAAGCGCCGCCGTCTTCTGGACTACCTGAAGAAGGTGGACGCAGACCGCTACCGCGACGTCATCGGAAAGCTCGGAATCCGCAAGTAG
- a CDS encoding EthD family reductase — translation MAKVVVTYGTPSDVEAFDRHYKEVHIPLALKLPGLKKFETSEGPVVTPAGPSLVHLVAILHFDDMASLQAGLSSPEGQAAAADAQTIMAPGSGMLIFDSREF, via the coding sequence ATGGCAAAGGTCGTCGTAACGTACGGCACTCCGAGTGATGTGGAAGCCTTCGACCGGCATTACAAGGAAGTCCATATCCCGCTTGCACTGAAGCTTCCGGGCCTGAAGAAGTTCGAGACCAGTGAAGGGCCGGTCGTCACGCCAGCCGGCCCTTCACTTGTGCATCTTGTTGCAATCCTTCACTTTGACGACATGGCATCTCTTCAGGCGGGGCTTTCGAGCCCCGAGGGCCAGGCGGCGGCGGCAGACGCGCAGACGATCATGGCGCCGGGTTCCGGAATGCTGATCTTCGACAGCCGCGAGTTCTAG
- a CDS encoding dienelactone hydrolase family protein encodes MGQTIELKAQDGHQLDAYVASPEGEPIGALVVIQEIFGVNSHIRSIADGYAKDGFLAIAPALFDRTEKGVELKYDGEDMKRAYELYGKLDVKTALLDVAAAFAKAEESGKGVGVIGYCYGGLMSWLSATRGPSVEMEPKCTVGYYAGGVGNVATEEPSCPVLLHFGGADTHIGPEQIEAVRSAHPHVTIYVYDGAEHGFNCDQRSSYNSEAAKLARERSLEFLKKHIV; translated from the coding sequence ATGGGACAGACGATCGAATTGAAGGCCCAGGATGGGCACCAACTGGATGCATATGTGGCAAGTCCGGAGGGCGAGCCGATCGGAGCACTGGTCGTCATCCAGGAGATCTTTGGCGTCAACAGCCATATTCGCAGTATCGCGGATGGGTATGCGAAGGACGGCTTTCTCGCCATCGCTCCGGCGCTGTTCGACCGTACCGAAAAGGGCGTTGAACTAAAGTACGACGGCGAAGACATGAAGCGGGCCTATGAGCTCTATGGCAAGCTGGATGTGAAGACAGCTCTGCTGGATGTTGCGGCTGCGTTCGCCAAGGCGGAGGAATCGGGCAAAGGAGTTGGTGTCATCGGCTACTGCTACGGCGGCCTGATGAGCTGGCTTTCGGCTACCCGCGGCCCAAGCGTCGAGATGGAACCCAAGTGCACCGTCGGATATTACGCTGGCGGGGTGGGGAATGTGGCTACGGAAGAACCAAGCTGCCCGGTACTGCTGCACTTCGGCGGAGCGGACACGCATATCGGTCCGGAGCAGATTGAGGCGGTAAGATCTGCTCATCCTCATGTCACAATCTACGTTTACGATGGAGCGGAACACGGTTTCAACTGCGATCAGCGTTCGTCCTACAACTCTGAGGCGGCGAAGCTTGCACGCGAACGGTCTCTGGAATTTTTGAAGAAGCACATCGTATAG
- a CDS encoding flagellin N-terminal helical domain-containing protein, which yields MRVDPFYIQGLSTALDNITSNEADLSGELASGLRVSKLSTDAVAVGQSTVLAAAISAADSYVQVATTTTSKLQVTDSTLGEVVTALTNAISLAVSGGDGTLSAANKSIIGQQIVAIRDQILGLANASYQGQYIFSGSQGQLKPFTLNTTSTPATVTYAGDSALQYTTTPNGQKIQTNLAGSSLFTAPGSGVFTALNIVIADFTSNASSSQIGSDASLLTSALNTVDSQRSIIGTSLAQIQTSSTYAQTTAAQFTASETNLISADAAQVATQLSTAETQSSALSSVIASLAKGSLFDYIK from the coding sequence ATGCGCGTTGATCCGTTTTACATCCAGGGCCTGTCCACGGCACTGGACAACATCACCAGCAATGAGGCCGATCTGAGCGGGGAGCTTGCCAGCGGTCTTCGCGTCTCGAAGCTATCCACAGATGCGGTTGCGGTCGGTCAAAGCACGGTCCTGGCGGCGGCGATCAGCGCGGCCGACTCCTACGTGCAGGTGGCCACGACCACAACGAGCAAGCTGCAGGTCACCGACTCGACACTGGGAGAGGTGGTGACGGCGCTGACGAACGCAATCTCGCTGGCTGTGTCCGGCGGCGACGGTACCTTGAGTGCAGCCAACAAGTCCATCATCGGCCAGCAGATTGTCGCGATTCGCGATCAGATCCTTGGGCTGGCGAACGCGTCGTACCAGGGACAGTACATCTTCTCCGGAAGCCAGGGTCAGCTAAAGCCGTTCACGCTGAACACGACATCCACGCCGGCGACCGTGACCTATGCCGGCGATAGCGCGCTGCAGTACACGACCACGCCCAACGGGCAGAAGATCCAGACCAATCTTGCCGGCTCGAGCCTCTTCACAGCTCCGGGGTCCGGAGTCTTCACAGCGCTGAATATCGTGATCGCAGACTTCACCTCAAACGCTTCAAGTTCGCAGATCGGGTCGGACGCGTCGCTCTTGACGAGCGCGCTCAACACGGTCGACAGCCAGCGGAGCATTATCGGCACGTCGCTGGCCCAGATACAGACCAGCAGCACCTACGCGCAGACTACAGCCGCGCAGTTTACGGCCTCGGAGACAAACCTGATCTCCGCGGACGCGGCGCAGGTTGCGACCCAGTTGAGCACCGCCGAGACGCAGAGTTCGGCACTGAGCAGCGTGATCGCGTCGCTGGCCAAGGGCAGCCTCTTCGACTACATCAAGTAA
- the flgK gene encoding flagellar hook-associated protein FlgK → MGTLISVLNISREALAAEQSAVNVTANNVANQNTPGYTREVPNFVAQDTYLLNGLNIGDGVQIAATTSVRDRVLEQRVQQQTQIQSQSATIQSALSDVESIFGVTSTTTSSSVTQLGTAVNAFFSSLTALAANPSDGPTRQQVLSTASTLSSTFNAESSQISQITSSLEGSALNIVGQANTLLSTIASLNAKIATQSPNADAGVLEDQRQEAIAQLSQYIGLDQIATSNNEIDITTSNGGVLVSGPNSYPLSASILGGTVTVLAGPNNTNVTSGLTGGSLGGTLQALTTSIPPLLGQLDTLAYSIATAVNTQNEAGVDANGNPGAALFTIGTTAPGSAATIAAATTNGSLVATAAAGEGSSGNTNASALAALGTALIAGGQTASSYLASTLATIGEAATTANNDSTLQQATLTQLTTQRDALSGVSLDDEAADLSQYQRSYQAASQLFSIIDTLFASALNLGVETTVQ, encoded by the coding sequence ATGGGCACTCTAATCTCCGTCCTCAACATCTCGCGGGAGGCGCTTGCAGCCGAGCAATCTGCCGTGAACGTAACGGCCAACAACGTGGCCAACCAGAACACTCCCGGCTATACCCGCGAGGTGCCGAACTTCGTGGCGCAGGACACCTATCTGCTCAACGGGCTAAACATAGGGGACGGCGTGCAGATCGCGGCGACGACCTCGGTGCGTGACCGGGTGCTGGAGCAGCGGGTGCAGCAGCAGACGCAGATCCAGTCGCAGAGCGCGACGATCCAATCGGCGCTCAGTGACGTGGAGAGCATCTTTGGGGTTACGTCGACGACGACGAGCTCCAGCGTGACCCAACTGGGCACGGCGGTGAACGCGTTCTTCTCCTCGCTGACGGCGCTTGCCGCGAATCCTTCGGATGGACCGACGAGGCAACAGGTTCTGAGCACAGCCTCCACGCTTTCATCGACCTTCAACGCCGAGTCCTCTCAGATCTCGCAGATCACATCCTCTCTGGAGGGAAGTGCGTTGAACATCGTTGGCCAGGCGAATACCCTGCTGTCAACGATTGCATCCCTGAATGCGAAGATTGCGACGCAGAGTCCGAACGCCGATGCGGGCGTACTTGAAGACCAGCGCCAGGAGGCGATCGCCCAGCTGTCGCAGTACATCGGGCTGGACCAGATCGCGACCTCGAACAACGAAATCGATATCACCACATCGAATGGTGGCGTGTTGGTCTCGGGGCCGAACAGCTATCCCTTGAGCGCCTCGATTCTGGGAGGAACGGTGACGGTGCTGGCCGGCCCTAACAACACCAATGTCACGTCGGGACTTACGGGAGGATCGCTGGGTGGGACTTTGCAGGCTCTCACGACGAGTATCCCTCCGCTGCTGGGACAGCTTGACACGCTGGCTTATTCCATTGCCACGGCTGTGAACACGCAGAACGAGGCTGGAGTGGATGCAAACGGCAATCCGGGCGCGGCGCTCTTCACCATTGGTACAACCGCTCCTGGGTCTGCCGCTACGATCGCAGCTGCGACGACCAATGGGAGTCTGGTGGCAACGGCTGCGGCGGGTGAAGGCAGTTCGGGAAACACGAACGCCTCGGCGCTCGCGGCGCTCGGTACGGCTCTGATTGCTGGAGGACAGACGGCTTCGAGCTATCTTGCTTCGACGCTGGCAACGATCGGTGAGGCAGCGACCACGGCCAACAACGACAGCACCTTACAGCAGGCGACGCTTACACAACTGACGACGCAAAGAGACGCGCTCTCCGGGGTATCGCTCGATGATGAGGCAGCCGATCTATCGCAGTATCAGAGGTCGTATCAGGCGGCCTCGCAGCTCTTCTCCATCATCGACACGCTGTTTGCGAGCGCGTTGAACCTCGGAGTCGAGACAACGGTTCAGTAG